One window from the genome of Bacillus rossius redtenbacheri isolate Brsri chromosome 12, Brsri_v3, whole genome shotgun sequence encodes:
- the LOC134537213 gene encoding uncharacterized protein LOC134537213, with translation MVCYVPPESSSSILCSVENGNTVNTQDVTVSEDSTREQVGLQVIARHLAKIEKHLDVIQQSVSELLKQTLPDTVQNINILPEELTLPCETEEQLNKVEEWISIPENKICMLLLEEINPLATSVMMM, from the exons ATGGTTTGTTATGTTCCCCCAGAATCGTCTTCCTCAATTCTTTGTTCTGTGGAAAATGGAAATACTGTTAATACTCAAGATGTTACTGTGTCAGAAGATTCCACCAGAGAGCAAGTTG GTTTACAAGTGATCGCTAGACATTTGGCCAAAATTGAGAAGCATTTGGATGTTATTCAGCAATCTGTATCAGAATTATTAAAGCAGACTTTACCAGacactgtacagaacataaatattttaccagAAGAGTTGACTCTTCCATGCGAGACTGAAGAACAACTCAACAAAGTGGAAGAATGGATATCAATCCCAGAAAATAAGATATGTATG ctGCTGTTAGAAGAAATAAATCCACTAGCAACATCTGTGATGATGATGTGA